In Leptospira ellinghausenii, the following proteins share a genomic window:
- the hflX gene encoding GTPase HflX — protein sequence MELARLVGEISVEIGRQIGLLIERTGYVTHLIVGNDHSIEIPHLDRYRVAHSRLRGLRLFHTHLKEQPLNQEDLMDLVLNRFDSITAACVDKDGIPKFFFSAFINPDPDAKEPWILSPKQYPGQIKYGYSDEVEALESEFTKKTSNLKESQKENRAFLVGVYDVRKMKRSPEHSMAELKELCRTAGIHVVDTYMQKRDPDPRTVVGKGKLQEIILTSVHKDIEHLIFDLELTPSQAKKISDASDLKIIDRTQLILDIFSKNAKSRDGKLQVELAQLKYLKNRLSELDDNMSRLTGGIGGRGPGETKLEIGNRRVEEKINRLENELKDLKRRRELNRKSRSRNEIPIVGIVGYTNAGKSTLLNALTNSTVIAEDKLFATLDPTTRRIRFPEEREIIISDTVGFIHDLPPDLSQAFKATLEELGDADLLLHVVDVTNPNYSEQMDAVDTILNSLQLNEIPRMVVFNKADGLDEETYGNLQKNGALLVSSITREGLSKLLDLIEYEIWKKKEQKQLEVTPN from the coding sequence ATGGAGCTCGCAAGGCTCGTTGGTGAGATTTCTGTCGAAATCGGAAGGCAAATTGGCCTTCTCATTGAGAGGACAGGTTATGTCACTCACTTGATTGTTGGAAACGACCACTCCATCGAAATTCCCCATTTAGACCGTTACCGAGTTGCTCATTCCCGTTTACGTGGCCTTCGTTTATTCCATACACATCTTAAGGAACAGCCGTTAAACCAAGAAGATTTAATGGACCTTGTTCTCAACCGTTTTGATTCCATCACCGCAGCATGCGTGGATAAAGATGGAATTCCAAAATTCTTTTTTTCGGCCTTTATCAATCCAGACCCCGATGCCAAAGAACCTTGGATCCTTTCTCCTAAACAATACCCAGGACAAATTAAGTACGGTTATTCAGACGAAGTAGAAGCACTCGAATCGGAATTTACAAAAAAAACATCTAACCTGAAGGAATCACAAAAAGAAAACCGCGCTTTCCTTGTGGGAGTTTATGATGTCCGAAAAATGAAACGTTCTCCTGAACATTCCATGGCTGAATTAAAGGAACTGTGTCGTACAGCAGGGATTCATGTTGTGGATACGTACATGCAAAAGAGAGATCCCGATCCTAGAACTGTTGTGGGAAAAGGAAAACTCCAGGAGATCATTTTAACTTCTGTTCACAAAGACATAGAACATTTGATTTTTGATTTGGAGCTCACACCTTCTCAGGCAAAAAAAATCTCTGATGCAAGTGATTTAAAAATCATCGATCGAACCCAACTCATCTTAGATATTTTTTCCAAAAATGCAAAGTCCCGCGATGGAAAGTTACAAGTCGAACTTGCCCAACTCAAATATCTGAAAAATCGACTCTCTGAATTGGATGATAACATGAGTCGCCTAACGGGTGGTATCGGTGGTAGAGGACCTGGGGAAACAAAACTAGAGATTGGAAACAGACGAGTGGAAGAAAAAATCAATCGTTTGGAAAATGAACTAAAAGACCTCAAACGAAGAAGGGAACTCAATCGTAAATCGCGTTCCCGAAATGAAATTCCGATCGTAGGAATTGTCGGTTACACCAATGCAGGGAAATCAACTCTTCTCAATGCTCTTACGAATTCAACAGTGATTGCGGAAGACAAATTATTTGCCACCTTAGACCCAACGACAAGACGCATTCGGTTTCCCGAAGAAAGAGAAATCATCATCTCCGATACGGTAGGATTTATCCATGACCTACCTCCCGATTTATCCCAAGCTTTTAAAGCTACCTTAGAGGAATTGGGTGATGCGGATTTATTATTACATGTGGTGGATGTGACCAATCCAAATTACTCCGAGCAAATGGATGCAGTTGATACCATCCTGAATTCTTTACAATTGAATGAGATTCCTAGAATGGTGGTGTTTAATAAAGCTGATGGACTCGATGAAGAAACATATGGCAACTTACAGAAAAATGGTGCTTTGTTGGTTTCTTCCATTACAAGGGAAGGGCTTTCTAAGCTCCTTGATTTGATCGAATATGAAATTTGGAAAAAGAAGGAACAAAAACAGTTAGAAGTTACACCCAATT